In Gemmatimonadota bacterium, a single window of DNA contains:
- a CDS encoding alpha/beta fold hydrolase, with amino-acid sequence MHARKLLLIVPTLVAFPLEAQDLQVAELGECALESGAVLAPCDVAYRTYGALNAERDNAILISTWFGGNSAAWTGILGSGLIDLEGFYTIVVDAFGNGVSTSPTTSPTQGGDAFPLISIGDMVHAQHRLVTEVHDLDGLYAVMGISMGGMQTFEWLVEYPDFFQKAVPIIGSPRLGAYDIARWETELRILELFEACECEEAAAAHSGLSMLTLNTPEYHARVTDRTTVQATLSSQGAQNVQRLSEGRSKNIASQLRAMINHDISRKFGGDIAAAAAAIRADLLIVVDVDDHLVTPGPALDFAEMAGAQSLVLEDDCGHLSAFQGCSGTQMSSAISAFLSRND; translated from the coding sequence ATGCACGCCCGGAAGCTCCTCTTGATCGTCCCGACTCTCGTCGCCTTCCCGCTAGAGGCTCAGGACCTGCAGGTCGCCGAGCTCGGCGAGTGCGCCCTCGAGAGCGGAGCCGTGCTCGCACCCTGTGACGTCGCGTATCGCACCTACGGCGCACTGAACGCTGAACGCGACAACGCGATTCTGATCTCGACGTGGTTCGGTGGCAACTCGGCCGCCTGGACCGGGATCCTCGGCTCGGGGCTGATCGACCTCGAGGGCTTCTATACGATCGTCGTCGACGCCTTCGGCAATGGGGTCTCGACGTCCCCCACGACCAGCCCCACCCAGGGCGGCGATGCGTTCCCGTTGATCTCGATCGGCGACATGGTGCACGCGCAGCACCGGCTCGTGACCGAGGTCCACGACCTCGACGGTCTGTACGCGGTCATGGGCATCTCGATGGGCGGCATGCAGACCTTCGAGTGGCTCGTCGAGTACCCCGACTTCTTCCAGAAGGCGGTGCCGATCATCGGCTCACCGAGGCTGGGGGCGTACGATATCGCGCGGTGGGAAACCGAGCTGCGCATACTCGAGCTCTTCGAGGCCTGCGAGTGCGAGGAAGCGGCGGCAGCCCACTCGGGGCTCTCGATGTTGACGCTGAACACACCGGAGTACCACGCCCGGGTCACCGACCGGACGACTGTCCAGGCCACCCTGAGCAGCCAAGGGGCCCAGAATGTTCAGAGGCTGTCGGAGGGTCGCAGCAAGAACATCGCGAGCCAGCTCCGGGCCATGATCAACCACGATATCTCGAGGAAGTTCGGCGGCGACATCGCGGCGGCCGCGGCAGCGATCCGGGCGGATCTTCTGATCGTGGTGGATGTGGACGACCACCTGGTGACTCCGGGCCCGGCGCTGGACTTCGCGGAGATGGCTGGCGCTCAGAGCCTCGTCCTGGAGGACGATTGCGGCCACCTCAGCGCCTTCCAGGGTTGCTCGGGCACACAGATGTCGTCGGCGATCAGCGCGTTCCTGTCCCGGAACGACTGA
- a CDS encoding ABC transporter permease, whose translation MTPSRDAKHEHASAETSAGSLSRLGEHGELDEEIRHHIVERAESLVADGWDPRDAMREAERLFGEVVRLRRQMADVRRGTLGWRIMRIPLPVLSQLRYAWRAVSHSKTYLLAVVTTLALGLGAASSIFSVLDALLLRPMPYHEASRLMELNRSREDGSYSMGLTTQAAAGWREASTSFADGWLAYSWLSIVRTDGSAPEELSFVAVTPGADTLLRLPMLVGRSISEEDARPGAPPVVVLSREYYERMGADRDLVGRTIQLESGPATVVGVFAGGVRFPQIGDPPDAWLPLRDDFTAADRTLLRGVPRTWVRLRPGLSLAAAQEQVDRLAVGLQEADPQPGGWSATLVPIGSHRANPDVRRAVWTLAATVAAIFLIALVNGVNLTLIRTSVRSRELAIRAAIGASRRQLFGMLLTEGLMLGLLSGVAAVALSLGALTLIRAAMPYEVSYFSPHAFHIEGRTLLFIFVSAMSAGTVLGLLPAVRILRKHIGYAALAGKGSDQTRGRRRVHDGLVAAQVALSMMLLVGAGLLVRSFVTLTTEDPGFDHEAVAMADVSLSPARYPTAADRAAFLRQLEQRLEARPGVLGVTISNGTGFSFGFALQAEGDEPLRNQPTLLPHTSVAEDYFDVLGVELVAGRAFGPEDAGTDAVIIDRDMARLFWGGQNSIGRRFRFDEGQTWYTVIGVVGELRLMGRDQRDGPSQILFLASDDAAGSFAQVAVRAAGDPRAVLPVIREVMLELDPRQSIWKLRTAADALAEEEAKPRFLVLLSTLLAALSVILAAVGLFGVLTYSVTRRERELGVRMALGADRRRLRASVVREGVTITAAGVLLGLAGVLLGARALAPLLYELEPTDPATLAAAAAAFLGIAAAASFLPAQRATHVNPVEVLRSE comes from the coding sequence GTGACGCCGTCCCGCGATGCCAAGCACGAGCATGCATCCGCCGAGACCTCCGCGGGCTCCCTCTCGCGGCTTGGCGAGCACGGCGAACTCGACGAGGAGATCCGGCACCACATCGTCGAGCGTGCCGAGTCACTCGTGGCGGACGGATGGGACCCCAGGGACGCGATGCGCGAGGCCGAGCGGCTCTTCGGCGAGGTGGTACGCCTCCGGCGGCAAATGGCGGATGTCCGGCGCGGCACGCTCGGTTGGCGGATCATGAGGATCCCGCTCCCGGTGCTGTCGCAGCTTCGCTACGCCTGGAGGGCAGTGTCGCACAGCAAGACATATCTGCTCGCTGTCGTCACGACATTGGCGCTAGGGTTGGGCGCCGCCTCGTCGATCTTCTCGGTGCTCGACGCGCTTCTGCTGAGGCCTATGCCGTATCACGAAGCGTCCCGCCTCATGGAGCTGAACCGCTCTCGTGAGGATGGCAGCTACTCCATGGGCCTCACGACCCAGGCGGCGGCAGGCTGGAGAGAAGCTTCCACGAGCTTCGCCGACGGATGGCTCGCGTACAGTTGGCTCTCGATCGTGCGCACCGACGGGTCGGCGCCCGAAGAGCTGAGCTTCGTGGCGGTAACCCCTGGAGCCGATACGCTTCTGCGCCTCCCCATGCTCGTCGGTCGCTCCATCTCCGAGGAGGACGCCCGACCAGGCGCTCCCCCGGTGGTCGTGTTGAGTCGTGAGTACTACGAGCGAATGGGCGCCGACCGCGATCTGGTCGGGCGAACCATCCAACTCGAGTCGGGGCCAGCGACCGTGGTAGGCGTGTTCGCCGGCGGAGTGAGGTTCCCCCAGATCGGCGACCCACCGGACGCATGGCTGCCGCTCCGCGACGACTTCACCGCGGCTGACCGGACCCTCCTCCGTGGAGTGCCAAGGACGTGGGTACGGCTCCGCCCTGGTTTGAGCCTCGCTGCGGCCCAGGAGCAGGTCGATCGACTCGCCGTCGGGCTGCAGGAAGCCGACCCTCAACCGGGGGGGTGGAGCGCCACGCTGGTGCCGATCGGGAGCCACAGAGCCAACCCGGACGTGCGTCGCGCGGTCTGGACGCTCGCTGCGACGGTCGCCGCGATCTTCCTCATTGCGCTCGTCAACGGCGTGAACCTCACGCTGATCCGCACGAGCGTGCGCTCCCGCGAGCTGGCGATCCGCGCCGCGATCGGCGCGTCACGCCGTCAGCTCTTCGGCATGCTGCTGACCGAAGGGCTGATGCTGGGGTTGCTCTCGGGGGTCGCAGCCGTGGCCCTGTCCCTGGGAGCCCTGACGCTGATCAGGGCGGCGATGCCGTACGAGGTCTCTTACTTCAGCCCGCACGCCTTCCACATCGAGGGTCGCACGCTGCTGTTCATCTTTGTGAGCGCGATGTCGGCGGGCACGGTGCTGGGGCTCCTCCCCGCGGTCAGGATCCTCCGCAAACACATCGGATATGCAGCGCTCGCGGGCAAGGGCTCCGATCAGACTCGAGGCAGACGCCGCGTCCACGACGGACTCGTCGCCGCTCAGGTCGCGCTCTCGATGATGCTCCTGGTCGGCGCGGGGCTCTTGGTCAGGAGCTTCGTGACCCTCACCACTGAAGACCCGGGCTTCGATCACGAGGCGGTGGCGATGGCGGACGTGTCGCTGTCTCCTGCGCGCTACCCTACGGCCGCCGATCGGGCCGCATTCCTGAGGCAGCTCGAGCAGAGACTCGAGGCCAGGCCGGGTGTGCTCGGGGTGACGATCAGCAACGGCACGGGTTTTTCGTTCGGCTTCGCGCTGCAGGCCGAAGGAGACGAGCCGCTCCGAAACCAGCCGACGCTGCTCCCGCACACGTCGGTGGCCGAAGACTACTTCGACGTGCTGGGAGTCGAGCTGGTCGCCGGTCGAGCCTTCGGTCCCGAAGACGCGGGTACCGACGCGGTGATCATCGATCGGGACATGGCGCGACTCTTCTGGGGAGGGCAGAACTCCATCGGTCGGCGCTTCCGCTTCGACGAGGGCCAGACCTGGTACACCGTGATCGGCGTCGTCGGAGAACTGAGGCTCATGGGCCGAGACCAGCGCGACGGACCGTCCCAGATCCTCTTCCTCGCCTCGGACGATGCCGCAGGCAGCTTCGCGCAGGTCGCGGTGAGGGCTGCGGGGGACCCACGGGCAGTGCTCCCCGTGATCCGCGAGGTGATGCTCGAGCTCGATCCGAGGCAGTCGATCTGGAAGCTGCGCACCGCGGCGGACGCGCTCGCAGAGGAGGAGGCCAAGCCGCGCTTCCTCGTCCTGCTTTCGACGCTGCTCGCCGCGCTGTCGGTGATCCTGGCCGCTGTGGGGCTCTTCGGCGTGCTCACCTACTCGGTCACTCGCCGCGAGCGAGAGCTCGGTGTGCGCATGGCACTGGGAGCGGATCGGCGCCGCCTGCGCGCGAGCGTGGTGCGCGAGGGCGTGACGATCACGGCGGCGGGTGTGCTGCTCGGCCTTGCTGGAGTACTGCTCGGCGCCCGAGCGCTCGCGCCGCTGCTGTACGAGCTCGAGCCCACCGATCCCGCAACGTTGGCCGCGGCCGCGGCGGCCTTTCTCGGGATCGCCGCCGCGGCCTCGTTCCTACCCGCACAGAGGGCAACGCACGTGAATCCGGTCGAGGTGCTCAGGAGCGAGTGA
- the purE gene encoding 5-(carboxyamino)imidazole ribonucleotide mutase has translation MAEALVGVVMGSKSDWDTMAHTVTTLEALNIPCEVRVMSAHRTPDLAADWAATAEERGLEVIIAAAGGAAHLAGVLASKTTLPVLGVPMKGWSLDGLDSLLSTVQMPRGVPVATLAIGKAGAVNAALLAGQILGLQHADIRERVKADREERRQQVLADGDPRE, from the coding sequence ATGGCTGAAGCGTTGGTCGGCGTCGTCATGGGCTCGAAGTCGGACTGGGACACCATGGCGCATACGGTCACGACACTCGAGGCTCTGAATATCCCCTGCGAGGTGCGGGTCATGTCCGCGCACCGCACGCCGGATCTTGCGGCCGACTGGGCGGCCACGGCCGAAGAGCGCGGACTGGAGGTGATCATCGCCGCTGCCGGCGGCGCGGCGCACCTGGCCGGAGTGCTCGCCTCCAAGACGACGCTGCCGGTCCTCGGCGTCCCCATGAAAGGCTGGTCGCTGGACGGGCTCGACTCACTACTGTCCACGGTCCAGATGCCCCGTGGTGTGCCCGTCGCCACGCTCGCCATCGGCAAGGCCGGCGCGGTGAACGCCGCTCTGCTCGCCGGTCAGATCCTGGGGCTCCAGCACGCTGACATCCGCGAGCGAGTGAAAGCGGACCGTGAAGAGCGCCGCCAGCAGGTTCTCGCGGATGGAGATCCGCGGGAGTAG
- a CDS encoding Hsp70 family protein encodes MGDRIIGIDLGTTNSVPAAIREGAPTLLPVQGDGLFPSVVGISPKGELLTGVAARNQWVLAPERTIRSIKRRMGSGERVSMAGQEYTPQEISAFILKEIKGCAEAALGEPVRRAVITVPAYFDEVQRQATMEAGEIAGLVVERIVNEPTAAALAYGYGRDDDEHLRVMVYDLGGGTFDVSIIELSHGIIDVQATSGDNHLGGDDFDERIATLLAEEFLDEHDMDLRENHQAWARLLRAAEEAKIRLSESRVVTIDLDYLAVQNDGTPIHVQRELERGEFEDLIADLLDGTRAKIRQALEDADLAAEAIDRVLLVGGSTRIPCVWDLVADVMGQEPHSEIDPDAAVALGAAVQGAIVAGEDVSTILVDVTPLSLGIETARIGWGGRLTDDHFSPLVRRNTTIPVQKSDRFSALHPDQDMIHLKVYQGESPVASENTLLGDFRIEGLEPQRAGEVAEVLVHFALDVNGILDVTVTDEATRRQTHAQLKATRKRMSPEDIARSQGRLAAARATEADAAVALDPGAAALVERARRALEQPGIPRDGASELRDAMARIRMATVDDDPAELEQWCDRLIDLLFDWDG; translated from the coding sequence ATGGGAGACAGGATCATCGGAATCGATCTCGGCACGACCAACTCAGTGCCGGCGGCAATCCGCGAGGGGGCGCCCACACTGCTTCCGGTCCAGGGCGATGGGCTCTTTCCGTCGGTGGTGGGCATCTCGCCGAAAGGGGAACTCCTCACCGGCGTGGCGGCCCGCAACCAGTGGGTCTTGGCGCCGGAGCGAACCATCCGCTCGATCAAGCGAAGGATGGGCAGCGGCGAACGCGTGAGCATGGCGGGGCAGGAGTATACGCCGCAGGAGATCTCGGCGTTCATCCTGAAGGAGATCAAGGGGTGCGCCGAGGCCGCGCTCGGTGAGCCGGTCCGGAGGGCCGTCATCACGGTCCCGGCCTACTTTGACGAGGTGCAGCGCCAGGCCACTATGGAGGCGGGCGAGATCGCGGGGCTGGTGGTCGAGCGCATCGTGAACGAGCCCACCGCGGCGGCGCTGGCCTACGGATACGGCCGCGACGACGACGAGCATCTGCGGGTCATGGTCTACGACCTTGGGGGTGGCACGTTCGATGTCTCGATCATCGAGTTGAGCCACGGCATCATCGACGTGCAGGCCACGAGCGGCGACAACCACTTGGGAGGCGATGATTTCGACGAACGCATCGCCACCCTTCTCGCCGAGGAGTTCCTGGACGAGCACGATATGGACCTGCGCGAGAACCACCAGGCGTGGGCACGCCTGCTCCGTGCGGCGGAGGAGGCGAAGATCCGCCTGTCCGAGTCACGCGTCGTCACCATCGACCTGGACTACCTGGCCGTGCAGAATGACGGCACGCCGATCCACGTGCAGAGGGAGCTCGAACGAGGTGAGTTCGAGGATCTGATCGCCGATCTGCTGGACGGCACGAGGGCGAAGATCCGGCAGGCGCTGGAGGATGCCGACCTCGCCGCGGAGGCCATCGACCGCGTGCTGCTGGTGGGTGGCTCGACCCGCATCCCCTGTGTCTGGGACCTGGTCGCCGACGTGATGGGCCAGGAGCCCCACAGCGAGATCGACCCAGACGCCGCCGTCGCGCTCGGCGCCGCGGTGCAGGGTGCGATCGTCGCCGGCGAGGACGTGAGCACCATCCTGGTGGACGTCACGCCGCTCTCGCTCGGGATCGAGACCGCCCGCATCGGCTGGGGCGGCCGGCTCACCGACGACCACTTCTCACCCCTGGTGCGGCGCAACACCACGATCCCCGTCCAGAAGAGCGATCGCTTCAGCGCGCTGCACCCGGACCAGGACATGATCCACCTCAAGGTCTACCAGGGCGAGAGCCCGGTCGCCTCCGAGAACACGCTCCTCGGCGACTTCCGGATCGAGGGCCTGGAGCCGCAGCGAGCCGGTGAGGTGGCCGAGGTGCTGGTCCACTTCGCGCTGGACGTCAATGGTATCCTGGACGTGACCGTCACCGACGAAGCCACGCGCCGCCAGACACACGCACAGCTAAAGGCGACGCGGAAACGCATGAGTCCGGAGGACATCGCACGGAGCCAGGGGAGGCTTGCCGCCGCACGCGCGACCGAGGCCGACGCGGCGGTCGCGCTCGACCCGGGTGCGGCCGCGCTGGTCGAGCGAGCCCGTCGCGCGTTGGAGCAGCCAGGCATCCCTCGGGACGGTGCCTCCGAGCTGCGAGACGCGATGGCCCGTATCCGGATGGCGACCGTCGATGATGACCCGGCCGAGCTCGAGCAATGGTGCGATCGGCTCATCGACCTGCTGTTCGACTGGGACGGATAG
- a CDS encoding PadR family transcriptional regulator gives MSRDSLSIRPGTVNFLALGAVARGGRMHGFEILKWIQDSSDGELLVEEGALYPALHKLEKRRWLTSQWSVSPKGRRAKYYEITAAGRASLSEQSRDWERFVAAVGRVVVLADES, from the coding sequence ATGTCACGCGACTCCCTCTCCATCCGACCCGGAACGGTGAACTTCCTCGCGCTCGGCGCGGTCGCGCGCGGCGGGCGCATGCACGGCTTCGAGATTCTGAAGTGGATTCAGGACAGTTCGGACGGCGAGCTGCTCGTGGAGGAGGGCGCGCTCTATCCCGCTCTGCACAAACTCGAGAAACGGCGCTGGCTCACGAGCCAGTGGTCGGTGTCTCCGAAGGGACGCCGCGCCAAGTACTATGAGATCACGGCCGCCGGGCGGGCCTCGCTGAGCGAGCAGTCCCGGGACTGGGAGCGGTTCGTCGCCGCGGTTGGGCGAGTGGTCGTGCTTGCAGACGAGTCGTGA
- a CDS encoding ABC transporter permease: MSKHVDPPRVLVSLLEAALPPTRRAEAILGDLHEEFSQRAQHGAWTARLWYMRTAIGIAIRYAGQAGKYKRRQEHFGADARATWEGFVDSFVFNIRYAIRRLMRSPMFTLVAIVSLGLGIGANTAMFSLVNAVIIRDLPYENPETLVDVYSSSEGFSHGPLSYPDYETLLDGSTDVFEDVSGSQLILLQADLDDGVERLPGEAVTGNYFSLIGIQPAVGRLFTNEDHVSPGAHPVVVLGYGYWQSRFAGAPDVVGQQLRLAGSPYTIIGVVPEDYTGNLRGIVPGAYVPIMMFDELQGAGGNTLEARGNQSLFVKGRLVPGATMAQAEAVAERVTSSLREDYPRYWQQTEALALVPTADVIMNPMIDRVLVPAASMIMVVVGLVLLIACANLASFLLARAADRRKEIAIRLALGAKRSTLIGQLLTETVLLSALGGFAGVALAVQSLHLLVNADLPLPLPITLDLSLDRTVLGFSVLVSIIAGILFGLAPALQSTNPDVAPTLRDETAGGGRAKGTALRNLLVVGQVSVSVVLLVGAGLFLRSLDASRNVSAGFGDDPTGILQINAQVQKYSDEEGRLFFEQLKERFAEIPGVSAVGFIDNLHLNPLNTQYVRLTIDGLEPPPGAEFHTVDFSKIDDDFLEVAGIPLMAGRSFNATDVVDGEPVALVSQAFVARFLPDGDAVGRSITVNDDATQVVGITADTKVRRLGETPRPYMYLSHRQSYSSYVTILARADADAGAIALQMLNAARTMDPEIMVIENMTMARHLGVQLVARQLGAAAVSGFALLALILASIGLYGVVSYAVSRRAHEVGIRLSLGADASSVVWMLTRDGMKLVAIGGVIGLVIAAGLSQFLSRLLYGVPALDPLTFLGVPLVLGTVALAASWIPALRVTRIDPVGALRAE; this comes from the coding sequence GTGAGCAAGCACGTGGATCCGCCGCGGGTTCTGGTGAGCCTGCTCGAGGCCGCCCTCCCTCCGACCAGAAGGGCGGAGGCGATCCTCGGGGACCTGCACGAGGAGTTCAGCCAGCGAGCGCAGCACGGCGCATGGACGGCGCGGCTGTGGTACATGCGGACCGCGATCGGCATCGCGATTCGCTACGCGGGACAAGCCGGAAAATACAAGCGGCGTCAGGAGCACTTCGGTGCCGATGCCCGGGCAACTTGGGAGGGGTTCGTGGACAGCTTCGTCTTCAATATTCGATATGCGATCCGCCGTTTGATGCGGAGCCCGATGTTCACCCTGGTCGCGATCGTGTCGCTCGGGCTCGGTATCGGCGCGAACACTGCGATGTTCAGCCTGGTCAACGCGGTCATCATCCGGGACCTGCCGTACGAGAACCCGGAGACGCTCGTCGACGTCTACTCGTCGTCCGAAGGCTTCTCTCACGGCCCGCTCTCGTACCCTGACTACGAGACGCTGCTCGATGGCTCGACCGACGTGTTCGAGGACGTGTCGGGCTCCCAACTCATCCTCCTACAGGCCGATCTCGACGATGGCGTCGAGCGGTTGCCAGGCGAGGCAGTCACCGGAAACTACTTCTCGCTGATCGGAATCCAGCCCGCGGTCGGCCGCCTCTTCACGAACGAAGACCACGTATCGCCGGGGGCACACCCGGTCGTCGTGCTCGGGTACGGCTATTGGCAGAGCCGCTTCGCTGGTGCGCCAGATGTCGTCGGCCAGCAGCTCCGCCTGGCGGGTAGCCCGTATACGATCATCGGCGTCGTCCCTGAGGATTACACGGGCAACCTGCGTGGCATCGTGCCGGGCGCCTATGTCCCGATCATGATGTTCGACGAATTGCAGGGTGCCGGTGGCAACACGCTCGAGGCACGCGGAAACCAGAGCCTCTTTGTGAAGGGGCGGCTCGTTCCAGGCGCGACCATGGCGCAGGCCGAAGCGGTGGCGGAGCGCGTGACATCGAGTCTGCGCGAAGACTACCCGCGCTATTGGCAGCAGACCGAGGCGTTGGCGCTGGTGCCTACCGCGGACGTGATCATGAACCCGATGATCGACCGGGTGCTCGTGCCTGCGGCGAGCATGATCATGGTGGTGGTCGGACTCGTGCTGCTCATCGCGTGCGCCAACCTGGCGAGCTTCCTGCTGGCCCGCGCCGCCGACCGCCGCAAGGAGATCGCGATCCGGCTCGCGCTGGGCGCGAAGAGGAGCACCCTCATCGGTCAGCTGCTGACGGAAACGGTGCTGCTGTCTGCTCTGGGCGGCTTTGCCGGCGTCGCGCTGGCCGTGCAGTCGCTGCACTTGCTGGTGAACGCCGACCTGCCACTGCCGCTGCCCATCACGCTCGACCTCTCGCTCGATCGGACGGTGCTCGGCTTCAGCGTGCTCGTCTCGATCATCGCCGGCATCCTCTTCGGTTTGGCGCCCGCGCTGCAGAGCACGAACCCCGATGTAGCGCCTACGTTGCGTGACGAGACGGCCGGTGGCGGCCGAGCCAAGGGAACCGCGTTGCGCAACCTGCTGGTCGTGGGGCAGGTCTCCGTATCGGTCGTGCTCCTCGTCGGCGCGGGCCTCTTCCTGCGCAGCCTGGACGCGTCGCGGAACGTGAGCGCCGGCTTCGGCGATGATCCCACGGGTATCCTGCAGATCAACGCTCAGGTCCAGAAGTACTCCGACGAAGAGGGCCGTCTCTTCTTCGAGCAGCTCAAGGAGCGCTTCGCGGAGATCCCCGGTGTGAGCGCGGTCGGCTTCATCGACAACCTGCATCTCAATCCGCTCAACACGCAATACGTGCGTCTTACGATCGATGGCTTGGAGCCGCCGCCGGGAGCGGAGTTCCACACTGTCGATTTCAGCAAGATCGACGATGATTTCCTCGAAGTCGCGGGTATTCCCCTCATGGCGGGGCGGTCGTTCAATGCCACGGACGTTGTGGATGGCGAGCCGGTCGCTTTGGTCAGCCAGGCGTTCGTCGCCCGCTTCCTGCCGGACGGCGATGCGGTGGGCCGCTCGATCACCGTCAACGACGACGCGACCCAGGTGGTCGGCATCACCGCGGACACCAAGGTCCGTCGGTTGGGGGAGACCCCGCGTCCCTACATGTATCTGAGCCACCGCCAGTCGTATTCATCGTATGTGACGATTCTGGCCAGGGCGGATGCCGACGCGGGTGCGATCGCGCTTCAGATGTTGAACGCTGCGCGCACGATGGACCCGGAGATCATGGTCATCGAGAACATGACGATGGCGCGGCACCTAGGGGTCCAGTTGGTGGCGAGGCAACTCGGGGCGGCGGCCGTTTCGGGCTTCGCGCTGCTCGCGCTGATCCTCGCGAGCATCGGCTTGTACGGGGTCGTGAGCTACGCGGTGTCGCGGCGCGCCCACGAGGTAGGCATCCGCCTCTCCCTCGGCGCCGATGCGAGCTCGGTGGTCTGGATGCTGACCAGGGACGGCATGAAGCTCGTCGCCATCGGCGGCGTGATCGGCCTGGTCATCGCCGCCGGCCTATCCCAGTTCCTGTCCCGGTTGCTGTACGGGGTGCCGGCGCTCGACCCGCTGACCTTCCTGGGTGTGCCGCTGGTGCTGGGGACGGTGGCGCTGGCTGCCTCGTGGATCCCGGCCCTGCGCGTTACCAGGATCGACCCCGTGGGAGCGTTGCGAGCGGAGTAA
- a CDS encoding helix-turn-helix transcriptional regulator, translating to MGREGYLGEFEQMLLLAAMRLEDEAYGVTLMRELESRVGRAVSRGSVYVTLDRLEDKGWIASELSASRQERGGRPRRIIRVTREGVAALQRSRAALLNLWDGLEDALDAR from the coding sequence ATGGGCAGAGAAGGCTATTTGGGTGAGTTCGAGCAGATGCTGCTTCTTGCCGCGATGCGGCTCGAGGACGAAGCGTACGGCGTAACGCTCATGCGGGAGTTGGAGAGCCGCGTAGGTCGGGCAGTCTCGCGCGGCTCCGTCTATGTGACGCTCGACCGGCTGGAGGACAAGGGCTGGATCGCGTCCGAGCTGTCCGCGTCCCGACAGGAGCGGGGTGGGCGTCCGCGCCGGATCATCCGCGTCACCCGTGAGGGAGTGGCCGCGCTTCAGAGGTCACGTGCGGCGCTCCTGAATCTGTGGGATGGGCTCGAGGACGCGCTGGACGCCCGGTGA
- the grpE gene encoding nucleotide exchange factor GrpE, which produces MTGRPEWEEVAGADATPESEVAPGTDAAAGTERDPALETRRGTETRAEAPEDQSLSLRMATRLDRVEVRLERLLAEVAVSGEQVQALTRHLTAPRTETEFERRLAEMVTGLEDVHQQLDELAGSITRLNRVQFKANTLLDAKAQETERALAVLQEIATRRDEVRATWDADEGRRLSELRAEGRAEMVADLLPVLDGIERALESGTALLEQRRTASSGQDEEGGAWQKLRWLLGGESPAPKPAEAGMADALAAWLDGLLLGRERFQELLAAEGVEPIEALGRAFDPRLHEAMAIEARDDVAPGTVIRVLRPGYRHGERPVRFAEVVVSRGSPAAEADGRGVDTRDGEISPTAEPRSEGDE; this is translated from the coding sequence ATGACCGGTCGACCCGAGTGGGAGGAGGTGGCTGGCGCAGATGCCACGCCCGAGTCGGAGGTCGCGCCTGGCACGGATGCAGCGGCTGGGACGGAGCGGGACCCGGCGCTGGAGACGCGCCGAGGGACGGAGACGCGGGCAGAGGCCCCGGAAGACCAGAGCCTCTCACTGCGCATGGCCACCAGGCTCGACCGCGTGGAGGTGCGGCTCGAGCGCCTGCTGGCCGAGGTCGCGGTGAGCGGTGAGCAGGTGCAAGCGCTGACCAGGCACCTGACGGCGCCCCGGACGGAGACGGAGTTCGAGCGGCGGCTCGCCGAGATGGTCACCGGGCTCGAGGACGTGCATCAGCAGCTCGATGAGCTCGCGGGCTCCATAACCAGGCTGAACCGGGTCCAGTTCAAAGCGAACACACTGCTGGATGCAAAGGCACAGGAGACGGAGCGGGCGTTGGCGGTGCTCCAGGAGATCGCGACGCGGCGTGACGAGGTGCGAGCCACCTGGGATGCCGACGAGGGCCGGCGTCTGAGTGAGCTGCGTGCGGAGGGGCGTGCCGAGATGGTCGCCGACCTGCTCCCCGTCCTTGATGGGATCGAGCGGGCACTCGAGAGTGGGACCGCACTCCTCGAACAGCGTCGGACCGCCAGCTCGGGCCAGGACGAGGAGGGAGGCGCGTGGCAGAAGCTGCGCTGGTTGTTGGGCGGAGAGTCCCCCGCACCGAAGCCGGCGGAGGCCGGGATGGCCGACGCGCTCGCCGCGTGGCTCGACGGTCTGCTCCTCGGGCGCGAGCGCTTCCAGGAGCTGCTGGCTGCTGAGGGCGTCGAGCCCATAGAGGCATTGGGCCGCGCTTTCGATCCGCGCCTCCACGAGGCCATGGCCATCGAAGCGCGCGACGATGTGGCGCCCGGGACGGTGATTCGCGTTCTTCGCCCGGGGTACCGGCACGGGGAGCGGCCCGTGCGCTTTGCCGAGGTGGTCGTTTCCCGCGGGTCCCCCGCCGCGGAGGCGGACGGAAGAGGAGTGGACACGCGTGACGGTGAGATCTCGCCCACGGCAGAACCGAGAAGCGAAGGAGACGAGTAG
- a CDS encoding J domain-containing protein — MREAAPSGADPYSVLGVGRRATDAEIKRAYFAQVRLHTPEREPEKFQEIRAAYERLRTPEARARSNLFLLQPPPELPRRRQPAFDLRVHFEDVAALAWTLLLARLAPEEEFSEPAPTEERGR, encoded by the coding sequence ATGCGTGAAGCCGCTCCCAGCGGCGCAGACCCGTACTCGGTACTCGGCGTCGGGCGGCGCGCGACCGACGCGGAGATCAAGCGCGCCTACTTCGCCCAGGTGCGGCTGCACACACCCGAGCGGGAGCCCGAGAAGTTCCAGGAGATCCGGGCCGCATACGAGCGGCTCCGCACCCCGGAGGCCCGAGCGCGGTCCAATCTCTTCCTCCTACAGCCTCCACCGGAGCTTCCTCGACGGCGTCAACCGGCCTTCGACTTACGCGTGCACTTCGAGGACGTGGCCGCGCTCGCCTGGACGCTTCTTTTGGCCCGGCTGGCCCCTGAGGAGGAGTTCAGTGAGCCCGCGCCGACTGAGGAGCGCGGTCGATGA